One region of Streptomyces sp. NBC_00442 genomic DNA includes:
- a CDS encoding VOC family protein, with amino-acid sequence MARDLGAALDFYGAVFGWSFRSGALGEEFRIASSGGVPVAGIGALAPALRVAVAWTPYFAVEDADVTVARIKERGGTVGVGPVALHTGRGALAADRDGAVFGLWQGPLVSQWEVWRDTSPAWTRLRTRDAFDAAIFYGEVLDWACERPGCCEVRYEHDEVVLRHGGHVVARLTSGAVEAAPDPSLRPHWHTHFTVKDPVAVAGTARANGATVLAEGTSPAGPWVRVSDPDGATFTLSTPA; translated from the coding sequence ATGGCTCGGGATCTGGGTGCGGCGCTGGATTTCTATGGTGCGGTGTTCGGGTGGTCGTTCCGGTCGGGGGCGTTGGGTGAGGAGTTTCGTATCGCGTCGTCGGGTGGGGTGCCGGTGGCGGGGATCGGGGCGTTGGCTCCGGCGCTTCGGGTGGCGGTGGCGTGGACGCCGTATTTCGCGGTGGAGGACGCGGATGTGACGGTGGCGCGGATCAAGGAGCGGGGTGGCACGGTGGGGGTGGGTCCGGTGGCTCTGCATACGGGGCGGGGTGCGTTGGCGGCGGACCGGGACGGGGCGGTGTTCGGGTTGTGGCAGGGTCCGTTGGTGTCGCAGTGGGAGGTGTGGCGGGATACGTCGCCGGCGTGGACGCGGTTGCGGACGCGGGATGCGTTCGATGCGGCGATCTTCTACGGGGAGGTGCTGGACTGGGCGTGTGAGCGGCCGGGCTGCTGTGAGGTGCGGTACGAGCACGACGAGGTGGTGCTGCGGCACGGCGGGCATGTGGTGGCGCGGCTGACGTCGGGTGCCGTGGAGGCGGCTCCCGATCCGAGTCTGCGTCCGCACTGGCACACCCATTTCACCGTGAAGGATCCCGTGGCGGTGGCCGGCACCGCCCGCGCCAATGGTGCGACGGTGCTTGCCGAGGGCACTTCACCCGCAGGGCCCTGGGTCCGCGTCAGCGACCCCGACGGAGCCACCTTCACCCTCAGCACCCCCGCCTGA
- a CDS encoding ice-binding family protein, protein MTLNIPDAPPRRTLSVWIAAVTAVLIAAAVLAVTPTRASAVAGPVPLGTAASFGVLAGATVTNTGPTVVDGLDVGVSPGTAITGFQTSDGGPGAVTPPGVLHSADAVAGQAKTDLNTAYRQAAGQTLTDAIYNDAPHEFGGQTLTPGLYRANSSAGITGTLTLDAQGNSSAVWVFQVGSTLTTASASSVSLVNGASPCNVYWQVGSSATLGTNSTFVGTVLADTSITATTGATVNGRLLADAGLRGDGAVTLDSNRIFQGPCGTGSPGGTTGGLITGGVIAGATSGGTTGATTVGAIGGVPTGGGTGGVLGGLLGGVLTTGGTTGGALGGLVAGATTSGTTGATTSGTTGPTTGGSTGGSTGGSTGGSTGGSSGGNGHDHGGYGDETGKDNGGYGSDGH, encoded by the coding sequence ATGACGCTGAACATCCCTGACGCGCCTCCACGGCGCACATTGTCGGTGTGGATCGCGGCGGTAACGGCCGTGCTGATCGCCGCTGCGGTCCTCGCGGTGACGCCGACCCGCGCAAGCGCCGTGGCCGGCCCCGTGCCCCTGGGCACGGCGGCCAGTTTCGGAGTACTGGCCGGTGCCACGGTCACCAACACCGGCCCCACGGTGGTCGACGGACTCGATGTCGGCGTCAGCCCGGGGACGGCCATCACCGGCTTCCAGACGTCCGACGGAGGGCCCGGTGCGGTCACCCCGCCCGGTGTCCTGCACTCCGCCGATGCCGTAGCGGGTCAAGCCAAGACCGACCTGAACACGGCGTACAGGCAGGCCGCGGGGCAGACGCTGACGGACGCGATCTACAACGACGCTCCTCACGAGTTCGGCGGCCAGACACTGACGCCGGGCCTCTACAGGGCGAACAGCTCGGCCGGGATCACCGGCACGCTCACCCTGGACGCCCAGGGCAACTCCAGCGCGGTCTGGGTGTTCCAGGTCGGTTCGACGCTGACGACGGCGTCCGCCAGTTCGGTGAGCCTCGTCAACGGGGCCTCGCCGTGCAACGTGTACTGGCAGGTCGGCAGCTCGGCCACGCTCGGTACCAACTCCACGTTCGTGGGCACCGTCCTGGCCGACACGTCGATCACCGCCACCACGGGGGCGACCGTCAACGGCAGGCTGCTGGCCGACGCGGGCCTGCGCGGTGACGGTGCCGTGACGCTGGACAGCAACAGGATCTTCCAGGGGCCGTGCGGGACCGGGTCCCCGGGCGGGACCACGGGTGGTCTGATCACCGGCGGCGTGATCGCCGGCGCGACCTCCGGCGGCACCACGGGCGCCACCACGGTCGGAGCCATCGGCGGCGTGCCCACGGGCGGCGGAACCGGAGGCGTCCTGGGCGGTCTCCTCGGCGGGGTCCTGACGACGGGCGGCACCACGGGCGGAGCCCTCGGCGGCCTCGTCGCGGGCGCCACCACGAGCGGGACCACGGGCGCCACCACGAGCGGGACCACGGGCCCCACCACGGGCGGGTCGACGGGCGGGTCCACCGGCGGGTCCACCGGCGGGTCCACGGGCGGCTCCTCCGGCGGGAACGGACACGACCACGGCGGGTACGGCGACGAGACCGGCAAGGACAACGGCGGCTACGGCAGCGACGGTCACTGA
- a CDS encoding class I SAM-dependent methyltransferase, translated as MSVTRRYKDAWEGFWREAPDEQGAVFWDAEPALTAARHLAHFAGRIDDPDLPMVDLGCGNGTQTRYLAGRFSNVTGVDLSLAAVEQAGGQDPGKEAQFEQLDAADDKAVQALHDRLGDANVYVRGVLHQCEPADRRPVANAIATLLGDAGRAFVVELAEGAKPVLMRLAQDVQGPPPKLRAVLAHGIAPGEVSDSGLAKLLADAGLAVLAEGELPLLTTEYTPDGRRIELPSRWLVVGRGSGGGAEGEGGSVGVADADPGPCG; from the coding sequence ATGAGCGTGACGCGACGGTACAAGGACGCCTGGGAGGGGTTCTGGCGCGAGGCGCCGGACGAGCAGGGTGCGGTCTTCTGGGACGCGGAGCCGGCCCTGACCGCCGCCCGCCACCTGGCCCACTTCGCCGGCCGCATCGACGACCCCGACCTGCCGATGGTCGACCTGGGCTGCGGCAACGGCACCCAGACCCGCTACCTCGCGGGCCGCTTCTCGAACGTGACCGGGGTCGACCTCTCCCTCGCCGCCGTCGAGCAGGCCGGTGGCCAGGATCCGGGCAAAGAAGCACAGTTCGAGCAGCTGGACGCCGCCGACGACAAGGCCGTCCAGGCGCTGCACGACCGGCTGGGCGACGCCAACGTGTACGTACGGGGCGTGCTGCACCAGTGCGAACCGGCCGACCGGCGGCCCGTCGCGAACGCCATCGCCACCCTGCTCGGCGACGCGGGCCGGGCCTTCGTCGTGGAGCTCGCGGAGGGCGCGAAGCCGGTACTCATGCGGCTCGCCCAGGATGTTCAGGGGCCGCCGCCCAAGCTCCGCGCTGTCCTCGCCCACGGCATCGCGCCGGGAGAGGTGTCCGACAGCGGGCTCGCGAAGCTGCTCGCCGACGCCGGCCTTGCGGTGCTCGCGGAAGGTGAACTCCCGCTCCTCACCACGGAGTACACCCCGGACGGGCGGCGCATCGAGCTCCCGTCCCGGTGGTTGGTGGTGGGGCGTGGTTCAGGCGGGGGTGCTGAGGGTGAAGGTGGCTCCGTCGGGGTCGCTGACGCGGACCCAGGGCCCTGCGGGTGA
- a CDS encoding alpha/beta hydrolase, which translates to MPVTPLSTVPYTAEQDGAVPQLLDVHRSEAAPASAPCVLLWHGSAPDTRFEVAALARETARYGVTVFVPDWRPDAPDGGRAHLMASWRYVRENAASFGADPGRTVVAGWSMGAGAAVAMALRPDLTDGPLPKAVVGIAGLYGRAARSTGSVPLEDLAASPSTGVPVVLVHGAADTIVESRHSLDFHTALVGHRRPVSLYEPATDHAGVVMSAFDPALGHCVPATSPQALRAGRDTARLVARAALD; encoded by the coding sequence ATGCCCGTCACCCCTCTCTCGACCGTCCCCTACACCGCGGAGCAGGACGGCGCGGTGCCTCAACTCCTCGATGTGCACCGCAGCGAGGCGGCCCCGGCGTCGGCCCCCTGCGTGCTCCTGTGGCACGGCTCGGCTCCGGACACGCGGTTCGAAGTCGCGGCCCTGGCACGGGAGACGGCCCGGTACGGAGTGACGGTGTTCGTGCCCGACTGGCGTCCGGACGCGCCCGACGGCGGGCGCGCGCACCTCATGGCCTCATGGCGTTACGTACGCGAGAACGCGGCCTCGTTCGGCGCCGACCCGGGCCGCACCGTCGTGGCGGGCTGGTCGATGGGCGCCGGCGCCGCCGTGGCGATGGCGCTGCGCCCCGACCTCACGGACGGCCCGCTCCCCAAGGCGGTCGTCGGCATCGCCGGCCTGTACGGGCGCGCGGCGCGCAGCACGGGCTCCGTCCCGCTGGAGGATCTCGCCGCATCGCCCTCGACGGGGGTTCCGGTCGTCCTGGTGCACGGCGCGGCGGACACGATCGTCGAGAGCCGGCACTCCCTCGACTTCCACACCGCGCTCGTCGGGCACCGCAGGCCGGTGAGCCTGTACGAGCCGGCGACCGACCACGCCGGAGTCGTCATGAGCGCCTTCGACCCCGCGCTCGGCCACTGCGTCCCGGCCACCTCGCCGCAGGCCCTGCGAGCCGGGCGGGACACGGCCCGGCTCGTCGCACGGGCGGCCCTCGACTGA
- a CDS encoding AfsR/SARP family transcriptional regulator, whose translation MELAPKPRTVLTVLIANAGGIVPVSALAREVWGDSRPVSALRNLQTYIFQSRKVLSQFTGLSLRGVASEFLMTRPGGYSFTNTAARFDYSSYRNLVVDGRRMLRKGADDEAIELFEDALSIWRGPAFVDVMRGPTLETQRRQFEESRIGVIESLSDAKIRVGNYHEAIADLAASISEHPLHEGIHYRYMRALHLTGHRARALDVFNTLRSNLVSELGIEPGAPVQRLQHSILNSSGPDYTAPYPPSTGRIIPVA comes from the coding sequence GTGGAGCTGGCTCCCAAGCCTCGTACGGTCCTGACCGTCCTGATCGCGAACGCCGGCGGCATCGTCCCCGTGTCCGCGCTGGCGCGCGAAGTCTGGGGCGACAGCAGGCCCGTCAGCGCGTTACGTAACCTGCAGACATATATCTTTCAGTCACGCAAGGTGTTGTCCCAGTTCACAGGCCTTTCACTGCGTGGCGTAGCCAGCGAGTTCCTGATGACGAGGCCCGGCGGCTACTCCTTCACCAACACCGCGGCCCGGTTCGACTACAGCTCCTACCGAAACCTGGTGGTGGACGGCCGGCGCATGCTGCGCAAGGGCGCGGACGACGAGGCCATTGAATTGTTCGAGGATGCTCTGAGCATTTGGCGCGGGCCGGCCTTCGTCGACGTCATGCGCGGGCCGACGCTGGAAACCCAGCGGCGTCAGTTCGAGGAATCACGCATCGGCGTCATCGAATCCCTGTCCGACGCCAAGATCAGGGTGGGTAATTACCATGAGGCCATAGCGGACCTCGCGGCTTCCATATCGGAACACCCCCTGCACGAGGGAATACACTACCGATACATGCGGGCCCTTCACCTCACGGGTCATCGGGCGCGGGCCCTCGACGTCTTCAACACGCTTCGTTCAAATCTCGTCTCCGAACTCGGAATCGAGCCCGGGGCTCCGGTCCAGCGGTTGCAGCACAGCATTCTCAATTCTTCCGGGCCCGACTACACGGCCCCGTATCCGCCGTCGACGGGAAGAATCATTCCCGTCGCATAG
- a CDS encoding helix-turn-helix domain-containing protein, with product MAANTNPTVRRRRLGAELRRLRMDRGLKSTEVAKLLMVSQPKISHLENGNRAISPRDVRDLCALYGVTDQQVVDVLMQMARESGQQGWWHAYGDIPQSVYVALETDAARLDTFEPMTVPALLQTPAYAHAVIEETIPPITAEQAATRLKVRLRRQHRIYDPGCPLRLGAILDESVLHRVVGGPDIMREQLEHLNALGSEPHITVQVLPHTVGAHPGLSGQFSLLQFAESPDAGVVYLERFTSDVHVEKRSDVQHFSMLYDHLRARALDPAGSRELIADATKTYIGMASRP from the coding sequence GTGGCGGCGAACACCAACCCCACCGTCAGGAGACGCCGTCTGGGGGCCGAGCTCCGCCGGCTCCGAATGGACAGGGGGCTGAAGAGCACCGAAGTGGCCAAACTGCTCATGGTCTCCCAGCCGAAGATCAGTCACCTGGAGAACGGCAACCGCGCGATCAGCCCCCGCGACGTGCGCGACCTGTGCGCGCTCTACGGAGTCACGGACCAGCAGGTCGTCGACGTGCTGATGCAGATGGCCAGGGAATCGGGTCAACAGGGCTGGTGGCACGCGTACGGCGACATTCCGCAGAGCGTCTATGTCGCCCTGGAGACGGACGCCGCCCGCCTCGACACCTTCGAGCCCATGACGGTCCCCGCGCTGCTCCAGACTCCCGCCTACGCCCACGCGGTCATCGAGGAAACGATCCCCCCGATCACTGCCGAACAGGCCGCCACGCGCCTCAAGGTGCGGCTGCGCCGTCAGCACCGGATCTACGACCCCGGCTGCCCGCTGCGGCTCGGGGCCATCCTGGACGAATCGGTACTGCACCGCGTCGTCGGCGGCCCCGACATCATGCGTGAACAACTGGAGCATCTGAACGCCCTCGGTTCCGAGCCCCACATCACGGTGCAGGTCCTCCCCCACACCGTGGGCGCACATCCGGGCCTTTCGGGCCAGTTCTCCCTCCTGCAGTTCGCCGAAAGCCCCGACGCCGGGGTGGTGTATCTGGAGCGGTTCACCAGCGACGTCCACGTGGAGAAACGATCCGACGTCCAGCACTTCAGCATGCTGTACGACCATCTCCGGGCGCGGGCGCTCGACCCGGCCGGCAGCCGCGAGCTCATCGCCGACGCCACCAAGACGTACATCGGCATGGCAAGCCGCCCCTGA
- a CDS encoding ATP-binding SpoIIE family protein phosphatase, whose translation MDSGTPPQLAQKFAVAGRIPLAVIVVDGEGLVSHWSSGARRLFGPGREEAVGRPAVDLLPVSGALEHHYDDADADGGGFEDFGAGDAFGPGLDGPLTGRTAYPTAGRAALREPGRDRSDVLWWAYPLVGPGPERLLVLAADAARLHLESDDEDGPVERIAPGFALHTDFPGADQLARRLPEILPSMSVGESSRIVAQVLELGYPVLEFSHHDRVPVTPDWGVPRRTERRSAPRRHPMEPVTRAQRPGPEFAADLEYAAVRERLEFLNEVSGRIGSSLDLSRTIQEVSAAVVPRFTDVAGTYLREQVIAGEGFPDGPPDARTLWHRVALEHVEEPGRWDDVVPVGESMPFPAHTPFFQCMTSGEPVLVPRISEEMGAAIASQFEKRDIRPLINGRSMLVVPLKARNVVLGFMILLRHAERAEFNDMDRVTGAELAARAGLVLDNARMYTYQESVAETLQDSMLPQVTPRMAGCDTATRYLPGTLLGRVGGDWFDSIKLPGSRTALVVGDVMGHGLNSAAMMGQLRTAVQTMAALDLPPDQLLRNLDDLAQRLGEHYLATCLYAVYDPIRGELRMANAGHVPPVIVRSADGRSELLELPTGAPIGVGGVPFETARVRVEPGDRLIMCTDGLVEVRGEDIGVGLATLCESAAHPAASMDDACDTIIRSLNTCGGRKDDVALLMARLNGIAREDVAEWRLAVDPREVGRARRLVREQLDRWGLSAVEETVELLVSEVVTNGIRHAHGRQVELRLVRAEALLCEVVDDDHTLPSLLGTGPDDEAGRGLRVVSALAREWGTSRTGNGKTVWFDVALPRTPRAAR comes from the coding sequence ATGGACAGTGGCACTCCGCCGCAGCTGGCGCAGAAGTTCGCCGTGGCCGGCCGGATTCCGCTCGCCGTGATCGTCGTGGACGGTGAGGGCCTGGTGTCGCACTGGTCCTCGGGTGCGCGCAGGCTGTTCGGTCCCGGCCGGGAAGAGGCGGTCGGCAGGCCCGCCGTCGATCTGCTTCCGGTGTCCGGAGCGCTGGAGCACCACTACGACGACGCGGACGCCGACGGGGGCGGTTTCGAGGATTTCGGCGCGGGCGACGCGTTCGGCCCCGGCCTCGACGGCCCGCTGACCGGGCGTACCGCCTACCCCACCGCCGGCCGCGCGGCACTGCGCGAGCCCGGCCGGGACCGCAGCGACGTGCTGTGGTGGGCCTACCCGCTGGTCGGACCCGGACCCGAGCGGCTCCTGGTGCTCGCCGCGGACGCCGCGCGACTGCACCTGGAGAGCGACGACGAGGACGGCCCGGTGGAGCGGATAGCGCCCGGCTTCGCCCTGCACACCGACTTCCCCGGCGCCGACCAGCTGGCCCGGCGGCTGCCGGAGATCCTGCCGAGCATGAGCGTCGGCGAAAGCTCCCGGATAGTGGCCCAGGTCCTCGAACTCGGCTACCCCGTACTGGAGTTCAGCCACCACGACCGGGTGCCCGTCACGCCCGACTGGGGCGTGCCGCGGCGCACCGAACGCCGGTCCGCGCCGCGCCGCCACCCCATGGAGCCCGTGACCCGGGCCCAGCGGCCCGGCCCCGAATTCGCCGCCGACCTCGAATACGCCGCGGTGCGCGAGCGGCTCGAATTCCTCAACGAGGTCAGCGGCCGGATCGGCTCCTCGCTCGACCTGTCCCGCACCATCCAGGAAGTGAGCGCCGCCGTCGTACCCCGCTTCACCGATGTCGCGGGCACCTATCTGCGCGAGCAGGTCATCGCGGGCGAGGGCTTCCCCGACGGGCCGCCCGACGCGCGCACCCTGTGGCACCGCGTCGCCCTCGAACACGTGGAGGAGCCCGGCCGCTGGGACGACGTGGTGCCGGTCGGCGAGTCCATGCCGTTCCCCGCGCACACCCCGTTCTTCCAGTGCATGACGTCCGGCGAGCCCGTGCTCGTGCCGCGGATCAGCGAGGAGATGGGTGCCGCCATCGCCTCACAGTTCGAAAAGCGCGACATCCGGCCGCTGATCAACGGACGCTCCATGCTGGTCGTCCCGCTGAAGGCGCGCAACGTCGTGCTCGGCTTCATGATCCTTCTGCGGCACGCCGAGCGGGCCGAGTTCAACGACATGGACCGCGTCACCGGCGCCGAACTGGCCGCGCGCGCCGGTCTGGTCCTCGACAACGCCCGCATGTACACCTACCAGGAGAGCGTCGCCGAGACCCTCCAGGACTCGATGCTGCCGCAGGTCACCCCGCGCATGGCGGGCTGCGACACCGCGACCCGCTATCTGCCGGGCACCCTGCTCGGCCGGGTCGGCGGCGACTGGTTCGACTCGATCAAGCTGCCGGGGTCGCGCACCGCGCTCGTCGTCGGCGACGTCATGGGGCACGGTCTCAACTCGGCGGCCATGATGGGCCAGTTGCGCACCGCCGTGCAGACCATGGCCGCCCTCGACCTCCCGCCCGACCAACTCCTGCGCAACCTCGACGACTTGGCGCAGCGTCTGGGCGAGCACTACCTCGCCACCTGTCTCTACGCCGTGTACGACCCGATCAGGGGCGAACTGCGGATGGCCAACGCGGGCCATGTCCCGCCGGTGATCGTCCGCTCCGCCGACGGACGCAGCGAGCTCCTCGAACTGCCCACCGGAGCCCCGATCGGCGTGGGCGGGGTGCCGTTCGAGACGGCCCGCGTCCGCGTCGAGCCCGGTGACCGCCTCATCATGTGCACCGACGGGCTCGTCGAGGTGCGGGGCGAGGACATAGGCGTCGGCCTCGCCACGCTCTGCGAGTCGGCCGCCCACCCGGCCGCCTCCATGGACGACGCCTGCGACACGATCATCCGCTCCCTCAACACCTGTGGTGGCCGCAAGGACGACGTCGCCCTGCTCATGGCACGCCTCAACGGCATCGCCCGCGAGGACGTCGCCGAGTGGCGGCTCGCCGTCGACCCGCGAGAGGTGGGCCGCGCCCGCCGCCTGGTGCGCGAACAGCTCGACCGGTGGGGCCTCTCGGCCGTCGAGGAGACCGTCGAGCTGCTGGTCAGCGAGGTCGTCACCAACGGCATCCGGCACGCGCACGGCCGCCAGGTCGAGCTGCGTCTCGTGCGGGCCGAGGCGCTGCTGTGCGAGGTGGTCGACGACGACCACACCCTGCCGTCCCTGCTCGGCACCGGCCCGGACGACGAGGCCGGCCGGGGCCTTCGGGTGGTCAGCGCGCTCGCGCGCGAGTGGGGCACCAGCCGCACCGGCAACGGCAAAACCGTCTGGTTCGACGTGGCACTCCCGCGGACGCCGCGCGCGGCGCGCTGA
- a CDS encoding DUF5819 family protein, translated as MLDDGTASTVEDKSADESADESAHESADDSTQTSPQRSPYPPPQQSVQQPPQQFHQEFTPPPEWQSAPQSASGPAEQVEPPPALLRAATTGAVFLCLVTALVHVLLVFLHVAPANPLSQRYSRQINAWVFPLFEQNWRLFAPDPESVNRQISARTLHTAPDGTVRTSGWFDLTAVDNAAVNHDPFPSHTAQNMLRRAWSSYLDNHLVDDRPRTQRALMTQQYLTNIASDRVAARRGGSFEALQLRVVTVPIARPVPAGGAGPDAVAPRAPETRFLPWWKVEGTSRGN; from the coding sequence ATGCTGGACGACGGCACCGCATCGACGGTTGAGGACAAATCCGCCGATGAATCCGCCGATGAATCCGCACATGAATCCGCGGACGATTCGACGCAGACGAGCCCGCAACGCTCCCCGTACCCACCCCCGCAACAATCCGTACAGCAGCCCCCGCAGCAATTCCATCAGGAATTCACGCCGCCGCCCGAGTGGCAATCCGCACCGCAATCCGCATCAGGACCCGCGGAACAGGTGGAGCCCCCGCCCGCACTTCTGCGCGCGGCAACGACCGGCGCCGTGTTCCTCTGCCTGGTGACGGCCCTGGTCCATGTGCTCCTGGTCTTTCTGCACGTGGCGCCCGCGAACCCGCTCTCCCAGCGGTACAGCCGGCAGATCAACGCCTGGGTCTTCCCGCTGTTCGAGCAGAACTGGCGGCTCTTCGCTCCGGATCCGGAGTCCGTCAACCGGCAGATCTCGGCGAGGACCCTGCACACCGCCCCGGACGGAACCGTGCGGACCAGCGGCTGGTTCGACCTGACCGCCGTGGACAACGCCGCGGTGAACCACGACCCCTTCCCGAGCCATACGGCGCAGAACATGCTGCGGCGAGCGTGGAGTTCCTACCTCGACAACCACCTGGTGGACGACCGGCCACGCACGCAGCGGGCGCTGATGACTCAGCAGTACCTGACCAACATCGCGTCGGATCGCGTCGCGGCCCGGCGGGGCGGCAGCTTCGAGGCGCTCCAGCTGCGGGTGGTCACGGTGCCCATCGCCCGGCCCGTCCCGGCAGGCGGTGCGGGCCCGGACGCCGTCGCGCCGAGGGCGCCGGAAACGCGGTTCCTTCCCTGGTGGAAGGTGGAGGGGACATCCCGTGGCAACTGA
- a CDS encoding flavin reductase family protein: protein MRIDFDPAVVPPFDFYRLLTATVVPRPIAWVSTVTPEGIPNLAPHSFFTISSVAPPVVQFTSVGRKDSLRNVEATGQFVVNLAPEPLMHQVNVTATTFPPGVSEFEQAGLATEPSLRVKPPRVALSPVALECELHSTLGIGDSTVVFGRVVHAVVSDEVMVDGHPEIRRLLPLARLGRDEWGTVASVHELGRVPYTGPEGGA, encoded by the coding sequence ATGCGTATCGACTTCGATCCCGCCGTGGTGCCGCCCTTCGACTTCTACCGGCTGCTCACCGCGACCGTGGTGCCCCGCCCCATCGCGTGGGTGTCGACGGTGACACCCGAGGGGATCCCCAACCTCGCACCGCACTCCTTCTTCACCATCTCCTCCGTCGCACCGCCCGTCGTCCAGTTCACCTCGGTGGGGCGCAAGGACTCACTGCGCAACGTCGAGGCGACGGGCCAGTTCGTGGTCAACCTGGCTCCCGAGCCACTGATGCACCAGGTCAACGTGACGGCGACCACCTTCCCGCCGGGTGTGAGCGAGTTCGAGCAGGCGGGCCTCGCCACCGAGCCGAGCCTGCGGGTGAAGCCGCCGCGGGTGGCTCTTTCGCCGGTCGCCCTGGAGTGCGAGCTGCACAGCACGCTCGGCATCGGCGACTCGACCGTCGTGTTCGGCCGGGTCGTGCACGCGGTGGTGTCGGACGAGGTCATGGTCGACGGCCACCCCGAGATCCGCCGCCTGCTGCCGCTGGCCCGGCTCGGCAGGGACGAGTGGGGCACGGTCGCCTCCGTACACGAGCTCGGCCGGGTGCCGTACACGGGACCCGAGGGCGGCGCCTGA
- a CDS encoding HTTM domain-containing protein, protein MATEQLPASRPRTGAGPGPGAGAPHRATGRLRTALDGLTDRPVSLYAAAVLRIGYGLLHLVFLLREFPHRDEIWGPGSPWTPDLARRLFDQTGWSSILTLSDNRAYFEACYALAVGVSVLFALGWRTRAVSVLFAVVVASFHSRAIFMSDGGDNLILLMALYLVPTACGRRWSLDARRARLRARAGAATRPSAGRRAGGLRHHLRAGGRTLTAVLHNCGMFVIAAQVCFLYGAAGLYKVQGGSWGDGTALHYVLNLDLFRPWPGLSRMADGHEVPIAIACYLTVLLQVAFPFVLFGRLKYPVLTMLLGMHLGIAVLMGLPLFSGAMIIADAVFLPDRFYRAPGRLWRRPARVMEPGRTAHAHRAPRARVPAQSEPSG, encoded by the coding sequence GTGGCAACTGAGCAACTGCCCGCATCGCGCCCGCGTACCGGCGCGGGGCCGGGTCCGGGGGCTGGTGCGCCGCACCGGGCAACCGGCCGCCTGCGTACGGCCCTTGACGGCCTGACCGACCGGCCGGTCTCCCTGTACGCCGCGGCCGTCCTGCGCATCGGATACGGGCTCCTCCACCTGGTCTTCCTGCTGCGCGAGTTCCCGCACCGCGACGAGATCTGGGGTCCTGGCTCACCGTGGACGCCGGACCTGGCGAGGCGGCTGTTCGACCAGACCGGATGGAGCAGCATCCTCACCCTGTCGGACAACCGCGCCTACTTCGAGGCGTGTTACGCACTGGCCGTGGGCGTCTCGGTACTGTTCGCCCTCGGCTGGCGGACCAGGGCGGTGTCCGTACTGTTCGCGGTCGTCGTCGCGTCGTTCCACAGCAGGGCGATCTTCATGAGCGACGGAGGGGACAACCTCATCCTCCTCATGGCCCTCTACCTCGTCCCCACCGCATGCGGTCGTCGTTGGTCCCTGGACGCACGCAGAGCCCGGCTCCGGGCCCGTGCGGGCGCTGCGACGCGACCGTCGGCCGGCCGGAGGGCGGGCGGGCTCCGGCATCACCTCCGCGCCGGAGGCCGGACCCTGACCGCCGTGCTGCACAACTGCGGGATGTTCGTCATCGCGGCCCAGGTCTGCTTCCTCTACGGGGCCGCGGGTCTGTACAAGGTGCAGGGAGGTTCCTGGGGCGACGGGACCGCCCTCCACTACGTCCTGAACCTCGACCTGTTCCGGCCCTGGCCAGGGCTGTCCCGCATGGCGGACGGGCACGAGGTGCCGATCGCCATCGCCTGCTACCTGACGGTGCTGTTGCAGGTCGCCTTCCCGTTCGTCCTGTTCGGGCGGCTCAAGTACCCGGTACTCACGATGCTGTTGGGCATGCACCTGGGCATCGCGGTGCTCATGGGGCTGCCCCTCTTCTCCGGCGCGATGATCATCGCCGATGCGGTGTTCCTGCCGGACCGCTTCTACCGGGCTCCGGGACGGCTGTGGCGACGCCCTGCCCGGGTGATGGAACCCGGAAGGACGGCGCACGCGCACAGGGCTCCCCGTGCGCGGGTACCCGCGCAGAGCGAACCGTCCGGCTGA